The following are from one region of the Thermoproteus uzoniensis 768-20 genome:
- a CDS encoding CBS domain-containing protein, translating to MSVAQFASTDVVKATPDITIKDAAKILREHNIGLLVLVDREDRSKVVGVVSERDIVRAVAEGVDPSRPVLDIATRSVISVEADDPLNKAAELMRRHNIRHVVVLKDGKLYGVLSIRDLVYEDHALRVIAGYDEWTFERGMSA from the coding sequence ATGTCGGTGGCGCAGTTCGCCTCGACCGATGTCGTCAAGGCGACGCCCGATATAACCATAAAGGATGCGGCTAAGATCCTCAGAGAGCACAACATAGGCCTCCTAGTGCTGGTTGACAGAGAGGATCGATCCAAGGTAGTTGGCGTCGTCTCCGAACGCGATATAGTGAGGGCAGTGGCGGAGGGCGTAGACCCCTCGAGGCCTGTATTGGACATAGCGACGAGGTCCGTGATCTCCGTCGAGGCCGACGACCCGTTGAATAAAGCCGCCGAGCTCATGAGGAGGCATAACATACGCCACGTGGTGGTCCTGAAGGACGGCAAGCTCTACGGCGTGCTCTCGATAAGGGATCTCGTCTACGAGGACCACGCGTTGAGGGTCATAGCGGGCTACGACGAGTGGACCTTCGAGAGGGGGATGAGCGCTTGA
- a CDS encoding NAD(P)/FAD-dependent oxidoreductase — protein sequence MVKILGLGPSGAALGAALGKAAVVERSGRYFKACGEAVPVETPMVGREYIVDRVKKYRFFSGDRLIGEVSYSKPRWYILDKAAWVESLRSAIEAEEWGDGVVVDARGPYASRGEKLIVAMAYVEGMRREEETADFIYPPGLTGFFWIFPHGGVYNVGGGFLGVRDPTPLVKEFAARLGGRIRLLRGAPLTVMPQIDLGVEGSYKIGEAAGLVYPLTGEGIRPGVLSALALAEALKTRRPLEEYGRRVRHIVRQIELQKRLLSLAARLAARGGSISLLADDALLRDYIEEELSARGLFLALAKRPGAVARLVAALLRR from the coding sequence GTGGTTAAGATACTCGGGCTGGGCCCGTCGGGGGCCGCTCTAGGCGCCGCCTTAGGGAAAGCCGCCGTCGTGGAGAGAAGTGGGCGTTATTTCAAGGCCTGCGGGGAGGCCGTCCCCGTGGAGACCCCTATGGTCGGGAGGGAGTACATAGTGGATAGGGTCAAGAAGTACAGATTCTTTTCGGGGGATAGGCTAATAGGCGAGGTCTCCTACAGCAAGCCGAGGTGGTATATCTTAGATAAGGCGGCTTGGGTCGAGTCGTTGCGGTCGGCCATAGAGGCGGAGGAGTGGGGGGACGGCGTGGTTGTCGACGCCAGGGGGCCGTACGCCAGTAGGGGCGAGAAGCTGATAGTGGCGATGGCTTACGTGGAGGGGATGAGGAGGGAGGAGGAGACCGCCGACTTCATATACCCCCCAGGCCTGACGGGGTTCTTCTGGATCTTTCCTCACGGCGGGGTCTACAACGTCGGAGGGGGCTTCCTCGGCGTACGCGACCCGACGCCCTTGGTGAAGGAGTTCGCCGCGCGGCTAGGCGGCAGGATAAGGCTGTTGAGGGGGGCGCCTCTGACGGTGATGCCGCAGATAGATCTCGGCGTCGAGGGGTCCTACAAAATCGGCGAGGCCGCCGGCTTGGTCTACCCGTTGACGGGCGAGGGGATTAGGCCCGGCGTGCTCTCGGCGTTGGCCTTAGCCGAGGCGCTCAAGACGCGGAGGCCTCTTGAGGAGTACGGGAGGAGAGTGAGGCACATAGTCAGGCAGATAGAGCTCCAGAAGAGGCTCCTATCGCTTGCGGCCAGGCTTGCGGCCAGAGGAGGGTCTATCTCTCTTCTCGCCGACGACGCGCTCCTCCGCGACTACATAGAGGAGGAGCTCTCGGCGCGCGGGTTGTTCCTCGCGCTCGCGAAGAGGCCGGGAGCCGTTGCGAGGCTAGTCGCGGCCCTTCTGAGGAGGTGA
- a CDS encoding universal stress protein, which translates to MFKRILVAYDGSQHARRALEVAIDLAKKYGAKIYVAEVVDTATILGLSMGPVPPDIIDSMREKARADLADAKAKAEAEGVQAETAMLEGDPATAIVEYADKIGADLIVTGSRGLSSIKRVFLGSVSTGVVTHAKKPVLVVK; encoded by the coding sequence ATGTTTAAACGCATCCTCGTCGCCTACGACGGCTCCCAGCACGCGAGGAGGGCCCTCGAGGTCGCCATAGACCTCGCCAAGAAGTACGGGGCTAAGATATACGTGGCGGAGGTCGTCGACACGGCGACTATATTGGGGCTCTCCATGGGCCCCGTACCCCCCGACATTATAGACTCCATGAGGGAGAAGGCCAGGGCGGATTTGGCCGATGCCAAGGCTAAGGCGGAGGCGGAGGGCGTGCAGGCGGAGACGGCGATGCTGGAGGGCGATCCCGCGACGGCCATAGTCGAATACGCGGACAAGATAGGGGCAGACCTCATAGTAACTGGCAGCAGAGGCCTCTCCAGCATAAAGCGGGTGTTCCTCGGCAGTGTCTCCACGGGCGTGGTGACCCACGCCAAGAAGCCGGTGCTGGTCGTCAAGTGA